The proteins below are encoded in one region of Desulfovulcanus ferrireducens:
- the ruvC gene encoding crossover junction endodeoxyribonuclease RuvC has protein sequence MSKKTDILVLGLDPGSRCTGYGFVGEKSGQLILVDAGTIRPHPNKDLAQRLGDIFTKLVALIDKYSPDEAAVEDVFTAYNSSAALKLGQARGAILVACAHKHLPVSSYEPTMIKKSLVGGGRADKNQVAFMVGQLLNCKPHWAKDASDALAVAITHLNHRKLSRITGCHAL, from the coding sequence TTGAGCAAAAAAACCGACATTCTGGTTCTGGGCCTCGATCCCGGCTCCAGGTGTACAGGATATGGTTTTGTAGGAGAAAAGTCCGGACAGCTTATTTTAGTGGATGCAGGGACCATCCGCCCACATCCGAATAAGGATCTCGCCCAGCGTCTGGGTGATATTTTTACCAAATTGGTCGCTTTAATTGATAAATATAGTCCTGATGAAGCTGCGGTAGAAGATGTTTTTACAGCTTATAATTCTAGTGCGGCTTTAAAGCTGGGACAAGCCCGCGGGGCAATTCTGGTGGCCTGTGCCCATAAACATTTGCCGGTTTCTTCATATGAGCCTACAATGATAAAAAAATCTCTGGTCGGGGGTGGCCGGGCTGATAAAAACCAGGTAGCTTTCATGGTTGGACAGCTTCTAAATTGCAAACCTCATTGGGCCAAAGACGCCAGCGACGCCTTGGCGGTAGCCATAACCCATTTAAATCACCGTAAGCTGTCTCGCATAACGGGCTGCCATGCACTTTAA
- a CDS encoding RlmE family RNA methyltransferase: MKKYRDFYFKKAKKENYPARSVYKLKEMDKAFKLFSPGQKVLDLGASPGSWSLYAAQKVGPKGHVVAVDLNPPGTTFPEQVSFVQADVFTSDTHLQEVLEQYAPFDLIISDMAPKTTGIKFTDQARSYNLAEQALSLARNWLKAKGHFVVKIFLGPDVPNLVQEMRKSFTKVKQFKPKSSRSESKEMFLVGLGYKKS; encoded by the coding sequence ATGAAGAAGTACCGCGACTTTTATTTTAAAAAGGCCAAAAAAGAGAACTATCCGGCCAGGTCAGTTTATAAACTGAAAGAAATGGATAAAGCCTTTAAACTTTTTTCGCCTGGACAGAAAGTTCTCGACCTGGGTGCCTCTCCTGGTTCCTGGTCCCTGTATGCTGCCCAAAAGGTAGGGCCTAAGGGACATGTAGTGGCTGTTGACTTAAATCCCCCTGGAACAACTTTTCCAGAACAGGTAAGTTTTGTCCAGGCAGATGTATTTACCTCTGATACGCATTTACAAGAGGTTCTAGAGCAATATGCTCCATTTGATCTGATCATCAGCGACATGGCTCCCAAGACTACAGGAATCAAATTTACAGATCAGGCCAGATCCTATAACCTGGCTGAACAGGCTTTGAGTCTAGCCCGCAACTGGCTTAAAGCAAAAGGACATTTTGTGGTTAAAATATTTTTAGGGCCTGATGTACCAAACCTGGTCCAGGAGATGAGGAAATCATTTACAAAGGTTAAACAATTTAAACCCAAAAGCTCCAGGTCTGAGAGCAAAGAAATGTTTTTAGTGGGACTTGGGTATAAAAAGTCATAA
- a CDS encoding YebC/PmpR family DNA-binding transcriptional regulator, which translates to MAGHSKWHNIQHRKGRQDAKRGKIFTKVTKELMLAAKMGGGDPEANPRLRAAIEQAKSVNLPKDKIETAIKKGTGELAAENIEEVIYEGYGPGGVALLIHAATDNKNRTVAEVRHILSKNGGSMGESGCVAWMFEKKGVLSFEKDKYNEDQLLEVGLEAGVEDVIDDGEVWQVRCAPEDFNAVKEAYAQAGIEYTEAELTQVAQNTVSVDVETGKKLLKLYEALDDHDDVQNVYANFELPDELLKELES; encoded by the coding sequence ATGGCAGGACATAGTAAATGGCATAATATTCAGCACCGTAAAGGCAGACAGGATGCCAAGCGGGGGAAAATTTTTACCAAAGTGACTAAAGAATTGATGCTGGCGGCCAAAATGGGCGGAGGCGATCCTGAGGCCAATCCTCGCCTTAGGGCAGCCATTGAGCAGGCCAAAAGCGTAAATTTGCCCAAGGACAAGATTGAAACAGCCATTAAAAAAGGCACTGGCGAACTGGCCGCTGAAAACATCGAAGAAGTAATCTATGAGGGTTATGGTCCGGGCGGAGTCGCACTGCTTATTCACGCGGCCACGGACAATAAAAACAGAACAGTGGCTGAAGTAAGGCATATTTTGAGTAAAAATGGTGGTTCCATGGGTGAATCTGGATGTGTAGCCTGGATGTTTGAAAAAAAAGGAGTGCTCTCCTTTGAGAAAGACAAATATAACGAGGATCAACTGCTTGAAGTTGGTCTGGAAGCAGGGGTAGAGGACGTGATTGATGATGGCGAGGTATGGCAGGTCCGGTGTGCCCCGGAAGATTTCAATGCTGTGAAAGAGGCTTATGCACAGGCAGGGATTGAGTATACAGAGGCTGAGCTTACTCAAGTCGCCCAGAACACAGTCAGTGTGGATGTGGAAACCGGGAAAAAGCTTTTGAAGCTCTATGAAGCCCTGGATGATCATGATGATGTACAAAATGTTTATGCCAATTTCGAACTTCCTGACGAACTGTTAAAAGAATTGGAAAGTTAA
- the ruvA gene encoding Holliday junction branch migration protein RuvA produces MIAYLRGKLIFKGQKSCLIATAGGVGYEVFLSGRGMQDLPESGQELEIYIYTVVREDTLDLYGFFTWEERETFSVLLGIPKLGPKLALAVLNCFTPTQLSQLVAREDEKALVAVPGIGLKSARRILLDLKDKLKFIPPTPEYEHKDQCQSSSVYDDVLAALLALGYTQAEVTPVINQVLEKEPDLDVSSAIRLVLKEKAKT; encoded by the coding sequence ATGATAGCCTATCTAAGAGGGAAACTTATTTTCAAAGGGCAAAAGTCCTGTTTAATTGCTACTGCAGGCGGAGTAGGTTACGAGGTCTTTTTATCGGGCAGAGGGATGCAAGACCTGCCAGAATCCGGCCAGGAGCTTGAGATTTACATTTATACTGTTGTGCGTGAAGATACCCTGGATTTATATGGCTTTTTCACCTGGGAGGAAAGAGAGACATTCTCTGTTCTTCTGGGTATTCCAAAACTCGGGCCTAAACTGGCCCTGGCCGTGCTTAACTGCTTTACCCCAACCCAGTTAAGCCAGCTTGTGGCCAGGGAGGATGAAAAGGCTTTGGTTGCAGTGCCAGGCATAGGGCTAAAATCAGCCCGCAGGATTCTTCTTGATCTCAAGGACAAATTAAAGTTTATTCCCCCAACTCCAGAATATGAACATAAAGACCAATGTCAATCGTCCTCTGTTTATGACGATGTTTTGGCCGCCCTTTTGGCCCTTGGCTATACCCAGGCTGAAGTCACCCCCGTAATCAATCAGGTTCTTGAAAAAGAACCCGACCTGGATGTCAGCTCAGCCATCAGACTGGTCTTAAAAGAAAAGGCGAAAACTTAA